TAGTAAATTTGTCGATTGTGTTTGAAAGATGATTggattctgtgtttttgttctggtGGTGTTGGATTGGACCACATTGCACAGGTGTTCGTGTTATTGTGTCCAGCCTCTGtagtaaacaacaaacaagacacAAGAATTTATAGGAATCATGTTACTGCTGTTTAATGGCTACAAACGGAAGCTATGACAGCAAAGATCAGAAAATGATTCTTACATTCTCCATTTGAAAACAGTTGCCTACTTACCATTATTTAAAGCTTTAGATTTAACCATACTCCTGGTGTATATATTAGAAACAGATGGCAtccctttgtctttttattcctgtttgattttcttttgctCCACATTTTTATCACTTGTTTTGATGTAAATAATTTTAGTCAACAACTTATGGTTCCtttgcaaagaaaagaaaatcattgAGAATGGagacacaaatgtgaaataCCTGGTTATCaaactgtatattatatatatgacaaAAATGTCTATGATGTATTAATAAattgacaaaaaaatacagtactATTAATGCAGTTGTCATTTTTATATCctaaacattaaatgtgataaagcacattttagaacaaaatgcttttaattaaaGGATTAAATAGCACATTTACAAACTATGTACATTATTTATATCATTTCATTAGACATGTGCAATATTAAGAacacttaaatcttaaattcAAGGCATCAGTTTTGCTTCAGCTCTGGTCATTCTGGTGAGTTTATTACTTACAGGTACAGGTAGGATTTGTGAATTTATATGAGTTGTGGGTATTTTACTTTGAGGTGTCATTTCAGAAGCTTAATTTCTCCATTAAGTTAAAATCAGCGTATGATGTGTTTTAGGTCAAACTAATACATGAGAACTATCAGTGTGTGTTCCAAGCAAGTGTGAGCAACGAATGAGCTGGAGCTGAGGAGGGGATGTAGCCCACAGCAGGATCCCAGACCTCAAACTGGATCACTGACGATGAtctaaaaaatacacacacacacaaaaacgtCTCAGCTTGGTCCCTCTCATTTATATGTATTCAAAAAGATTTATTGTAAAGTACCTGTTGAGTATGATGATGACTACAGAGCCATCGGGTCTGATGAAAGCAGAATATTCAAGATCTGTTGCTCTGCTGGGGGACACGCCCACTCTCTGAGATCCCTCCAACAGGAACTTGCTGTGTAAAATTTGTGTTGATCTCATTACACTGccaggtcacagtgacacattCTGTGTGAATATAAGTCACGTAAGGCCCACAACAAAATGTCTACTACCTGAAATGGGCCATGCTGTAGAAGGTTGGCTGCTTGTAGAAGACATCACGCTTGGCATCTACAATAACAGGGCTGTCAACAAAGTTTTTAACCCAGTTTGGCCCACCAGTTTGGTCCAACGCCAGGTTCCAGTCAGTCCAGCCGACCATATAATGATTTAAGTCCTGCCACAGAGAAAACACCCACAGGTTAGTATCTAGTAGTAAGATCAGCACATCTACATAAACAAATCCCTCTTGATTTTCAACATGTCTGGATCCTGAATGCACCGATGCAAAACGGACATAATGGAGGGACTACAATCTTCTTTATGAGAGAGTGAAGGTAGAAGAAAGTAAACGCCAGCTCCAGTTTGCTAATGGCCTGCAGGCAGTTAGAGGAGAGTGTGTGCAGCAGACAGCGACTTGTAAACCTGCACTGCAGCATCAGGGGAGGTGACTCACCTTTGTGTAACAACTCGCAGCTTGTCAAACCTCACATCTGCTCCGGCAGATTTTGCTGAACAAGCTTAACCCTCATGCTAAGATACGATGATCTTACCTCTATGATGTCATGTGCGTACTGTTCAGCCCTGCTCCAGCTACCCAGCTTCACTCCTCTGTCTGTTGGGCTCCACCCAGCACAGGCCTCTGTGCCAAACAGGTAATACTCTGGGTAGAGGTGATGGGTGATTCCCAAGCTTATCTCAGCTGGGACAACTTTGTCCATGTACCAGTGGACTGCCACACCGTGGATGTAGCGTCCTGCATGGACATCATTCAGGACCTGGAGCAATGAGGATAATAAGGTTTGAGTCAACACTGAGGTTCTACAATAAAGGCCTCATAAGGTATTAGAGACCCTGTTGGCACGGTAGTTAGAAAACTGATTATCTCATACTGGTTAAGTTATACTTTTTTTAATGGAAacttaatcatttttaattgaTTCACAGACTTATCTGTGACCTgatcacattaaaataattgatGTCATTATTAACAAAACTGTTGTACACGTGAGGGAAGTGctgaaaaaaaattatatgataataaattattcttaaaaacataaaaccttcTGCTTTTCCATCAAATTTTAATGTCTTAAATTCAACTTGAtgagcttcttttttttgtttagaaCAATATGttattaacaataacattttatgtattttttaaattcagatgtgtgttcacatttttttcctGAATCACCATTTAGGCCCCAGGTTGAGTATATTTTATCATGGCTTTTCCCCACTATCACGCTGCCCTTGAACTCACCACTTTGGCCCAGTATGGCAACAGCAGGCGGTTGTCATCCAGGAtgaggacgtgtgtgtgtgggtatgaCGAAGCATGCAGGGCAGGGCCCAGGTCCATTGCCACCCAGTCTCTTTGTTCCTCAGGGGTGAAACCAAGAGCCTGGaaactgcagtgaaacaaagaTACTTCGCTGTCTGTTCATATTGTTTCACATGAAACCAATCATTAAATCAACTGATGAGAGACCTGTAGTTGGTCATCTTTCCTGCAGTGGGCTCATTCCCTGTGGTCAAAGCCCAGAAGGTCAAGTTATATTTAGCGTATTCCTCTAGAAACCTGAGAGGAAAGATTCATGTAACCATCAGTTTTGCCTTGGATCAAGCATGCGGCACGCAACATCACATTATAGTTAAACCACATGTCAACCTGATATAGTAATGAGCCCATGTTTTATGCTCTTTGCCACCAGGCTGGCCCTTTAGGGAGCCTTTTCCTGTGAGTGCACCATTAGTTTTCAACCAGGCAGGGGCGGTCCAGGCACTGGCCAGTAGAGACAGAGGACGAGGCGACAAGGACTGAGCTCGCTGCAGGAGAGGAATCTGAGAAGACACGCAAGAGCAGAgatgtaaaaacatgaacacGTTGCCAGTGTGTTCgtagaagaagagagagacaccTTCATTTTGATGTCCTCGGGGGCCAGGGTGAAACTGTCCAGGTTGTAGTCCTCAGGTGTGTCAGCGTAAGTGTACAGACGGGTGGAGAAGTCACAGCTGGCCATGGGGACACGCACCACACTGTAGCCAATACCTGCCATCAACACAGGATCAGAAACGATAAAGGCTGGGTCATAATTCAAAGGGAAGCTTTGGTAACGTAGAGAGGAAACATATTTTGATAACACACAAAAGAATCCATCATACTTCACATCATAGTAGCTTTGTGTACCTTCACTTGAGAAGTACTGTTGCAGCAGCTGATTCTGTGCACcagcagaaagagacaggaTGTTGAGGGCTGCTGCGTCTGTCATGGCTCCACCAAACCCCCTGATCTTCTGGTACTTCTGGTAGGGAACGATTGTCAACCTGAGGCCTGAAACAAGAGACGATTGAACAGAAAAGATTCCGCGCACCTGCTCCCACAGCACTCGCAACCCAACTAAACGAAAGCCCACGTCACTCACCTGCGCCGCTGCTGTTCGCCCGGACGTGACCCCGGAGTGGCTCCAGTCTGCTGCCTGCCATGCTGCTCAGGTAGGAGGAGAACTGTCCCAGCGGTGGCAGCGTGACGGAGCCGACGCCATCACAGTACGTGGAGTTGCACTCACACACCACAGAGTCATGGCCAAAACTTCTGGCAACACATTTATTGCTTCCTGTGGTAGAAGACATTCAAGGCTTATTTCTTTGTGACTTGTATCTATGTTTATCTCTATCAGCTGCAGTGATTGGTCATTATGATCCTGTATAATAGCTTCTGTGCATTTTTAGGGTGTGTGATCACACTGACAagttagtatttttattttggatacTTTTGTTGAAGTTAAAGGATCTGTGTACTTCTGCACAGACGAGGaaacaacactgtaaatgttcagCACACAGTAAAAAAGACTATTATGCTGTGTTACCTGTGCAAAGAGTCacttctgctgtgatgaaaacaAGAGCCACAAGCACAGGTGGCAGTGACAAGGCCATTTTATCTGTGAACCAAGCAGATCCGGTGTGAATTCAACTAAACATGGTTCAATCTGTGTAGAGCATCTCGTCAAATGGTCAAATACAAGTAAACAATGACTCAACTGTTTTGATTATGCAGCACATTTCATTGTCATGTGCTTCAGATGAAATTACGGTACAGTTTCTCACCTTGGAGGATCCTGACAGGAACTCCTTCATGTCCTGAAATGGAACTGAGACGTCAACACTCCGCCGGCACCTTATTGAACCCAGTCTGCAACAACGAGTGTTTTCGATGCACTTGTTTCCGGACATGAAACCAGACTGAGAGTCATGTGACTTTGTAACTCGTCACATGAGCGAAGGTGCAACAACCTGTGGCAGCAGCCAGGTGGCGCTGCACCTTCACATAGCTCACAGAAAAAGACCTTCTCTATTCATATTCAAgctgttttttatattttatagctTTTGCAACTTTCCTGAGACTATTGAGTTGAAAAGTGTTTGATAATGCCATCAAAcgttaaatacattttaacaacttttaagaaaataaaacacttcctgtttctgatttaaatttaaaagagTTATTTTAATAAGATAATGTTCTGTTTACTACTTTTCCATCTAGTTTCTATCTTTTCAAGTCACTTGACCGTTTCACTATATTTCAAGGTGAAACTATCACACATTTTACTGTCTTAGATTTATCTGAGAGTTGTGAAATGTAAGTTTTAAGCTGAAATGATTAGTTCATTTATCAATAACCAGCTACAGACTTTACtgagaaaataatagaaactaTTCAATAAAGAACATGTTGCTCACATATTAAAGCACAAGTAATAACTTAATGACTTAAAATAGTATAACATTCTAGAGTATTTTAAGTACTTATCTCCACCACTGGGCAACAGTGACACTAAAGCCACATCAGTTGCAGAGAAATTAATTGTCAACACTTCAATGGCAGAAAATACTGTTCATGAATCTGTTTCCATGGCATCCAACTTGTACACATTTAACAACTTCTACTGCCACCAGAACTTAATAGTGAGTTTTATAAACAGTAACACACAAATTCTGATTTGCCCTGTTATACAGTAAGTGATCAGTAAAACGACTTCtttgttcaacattttattaccaaAGCATCACACGACTCATCATATTTTACAGAGGGTTAAATATTATTGACAgacatttgtatgtttgtgtttctaggACACCGATGTGTTTGGGATATTTGTGCATGTACGTGCGTGTGTGAGTTGAGTTTCTGTGACTTCATAGGAAGGCACAAATTCTTTCCAACATTGCTGGATTTCTGTTGCTCAGAAAGATGATTTCTTTCTTCCCGTCCTCTGTTTGGCCtgatgaggaagagaaaacaaagctaGTTAAACACAAGTCATCGGTGTGTTTTGGCAAAGAGTCAAGATCTTGATTCCTTACTCTGCGGATGCTGCAGCCAGTGGCGGTCCTTATAGTAGAGGTAACAGCTCTCAAACTCCTTCTCACTGTAGTTGGGCACTGACACTGGGATGAACGGGTCCATGCTGTCAAACCCCCTCTGATGAGTAAAACAGCAAATCAAAGCTGTTGTACTAGCATGTGTTTAAGAGAGAAACTTAAGCAAGTACAAGATATCCAACATGATcaaaaataaggaaaattaTGGGGAAAATAAAGTAAACGCTGGTGctgttgaaatattaaaacataaatatttatataattcatGCACTGAGGGAGGAGTTGatgtataattttaaaatatgaaataatgcaTTAAAGAAATCTACAGAAGTCCACATAGTCAGGGGTCAACAACAGATGATTAATATTATGCATCTGTAATGTCAACATATTTAATTTGGTGAGGTGAGTGATGCTATATGTGTTATGTTATATGACCGTACGTTGAGTTTTATTGTTCTATTACTGTCTAATGTGAAAGGAAGAGATGCATGAGACAcatcagataaataaaactgcaataaataataCTAGAACCCACCGTACCAACACTAGCAGCAGGTACAACATGACAGACGAGATCGGGACAGTACAAACACGTTCAAGGATTCATTCTGTTAAAGCCTTTGTTTGGCAAAATCTGTCTTCAATGTTTCAATATCTTATAATTATAAGATATTCAAGAGGATAGGGCTTTATGAGTAAAAGAAAGGTTGGATCTGCTTTTTTGCAGATAAATGTCAGCCGTAATGCGTTTCCTGTTAATAATACTTAATATACTGCTCGTTTGGTTGGCCACATGCTCACCACAAAGCAACAAGAAATCAAGCCAAAATGTCCTGTGGGTATATTTCACTTGATTATGAAAAACAACTTCGACCCCTAAGACCTGAAGCTTTCGATTAGTCCGGTCTTGAGGTCAGATATGCTGTTTTCTGACTAATGACCAAAGATAGTAAATAGAAGGAAAGACTAATCTGCTGTCAGTGCTGCAAGTTTTATAGATAATGAGGAACGATAAAAATGACCGCTGACCTCTCCCAGCAGCTCTTGTGGTAAGTAGGCAGATTTTGAAGTGTAGAGAGACCCCGTCTGGGACAGAGTGGTGATGATGGCGCCACCGGtctgagaaaagaaagtgaTTATTAATGGAAACAAAATGAGATCCTCATCTAAATATGTGTTCATCGCTGTTAGTTTGTTCTCCTCACCCAGTCGTTCTTCATCAGTTTCCTCAGGTTACAAACCAAAGTGAGCTCCTCTGGATCCACCTTGAGAGAACGAGACACATTATTACTGCCTATGTGGGGAAACTGAGAGAGAAGCATCAAGACAAGTATGAGGCATGAAAAgatttgaaatatattttctcaCAGCGCTTTTATCCTCCTTCTTGATGGTGGATCTTCCCCACAGCGCATTGACACCATCCACTGCCACGGCCACGCGCAAGTTTGACTCCGGCTGCCCACTCTGCAGCCTCAACTCCTTCATCACCGCCCCCACCACATCGCTGCTGCTCTTCACACGAGTGATACCctacagcaaagaaaacaccACCAAAGCCTGATAACAATGAACTATGTAGGGAATCAAATGGactgaaataataacaatacataactctgctggaggaggaaatCTGAGCCACTGAGTTATAGTCTAGTGCCAATAATTTCATACagaatttctttcattttaaatctgtAAACTGTTTAGTGTAGAAGCCACAATTGGAAAACACCAGCAGCCAACTAGAAATAGTTTCTCTGACACAAAATGCTTAAATGCAATAAAGCAACACAAATGTGTCCAGTTTACTTTTCTTAAAACAAACGATATACTAAACAATAGCAGAGCAAGATGACAAACGGCAAGGAGTGAGAAATCCACAGCCTGCACATTAATCTACTGCTCGTTTCTGTGCTGATCCATCACTGTGCTCAGTTCATTGGCTATTGATCACCACTAAGCACAAGGCAAGATGAAAGACGAAACTTTTAATGACCCCTTTGGGGAAATCGGCAGAAGGAAAGAATGGGTatcagacagaaataaagtgaTGAAACCGATTTGCAGGGTGAGATAAGCCACATGTTCAGTGAATACAAATGTTAAAGGCAGAAAATGTTAATGGCAGGAGACAACTCACCTGTTCCACCAGCTGTCCCAGTGAACTTCCCTCCTCAGTGAACTCTCTCTTTGTCCACATGTAACGCTGCGTTGTCTTTATCTGGGACAGAAACGGCACAAAGTCACTCTTTAACACCGACCGTTTATTTAGGAGCTGAGTTTTCGTCTGAGCTCCAGAAATGCAGGAAGTAAAGTCTGTGGTTCACGTGTCCATTTACAGtaattgcatgtgtgtgagtatgtttgGGACTGGATTGATTTAGGAAACCATCTTCAACTTAATGCTCGGTTTATGTGCATTAAACAGTCCACTTCACTCTAAACTGcctttaaaagaaacacagatcaCTCCATAACGTGACAACTTGCCTTATTACATATAtgacaatattttatttaaggtAGTTTACAGGTTGCACTTAACTCGAGTCCAtctatctttctttttacttgCTGTGGAGCAATATCTCACTTTGTACTGACTacattaaaatgtcagtttcCTTCTAATAATAAACTTCATGCTGTTACATCGCTAATGTGCTATGTAGAGACACTGTGATTCtagataaaataaacacactcttTTTATAGCTCTACATGTAAGTAGATTCAGGTGGTGTCATCAAGGAATTTAACTGCTTTGTGTGTATCAGCATGTGACCTAAACTGCAGCTAAGACACATTTGCAGCTTATTTCAAGTCTATTAATATGTACATGCTTGTTAGCGTTCTGACAAATGATGTAATACTTTACCTCTTATGTCTTAATCTATATATGGATACTCATCTTGTGATTTATGTGCATAAAGGCACACTCTGTAAAAATGGTTACCTTAGATAGGAACTTTTCATTGGTGGTTCTGAAGTCACGTAACCATTCTGTGGCTTGTAATGGTTGGTCAAAGCGAGACGTTTTGTAGGATGAAGGCAGCAGCTCCTTACAGTTCTTCACCCAGAGGTGGgctgtgtaataaaaataaaacagaagatgaagaggGTTATGTTTTGAAACTTGCTGTAGTTCTTTCTTTAGGATTACCAGTCAGCGCTTTTTACATGTCTCACCATCGGGAATATGCAGCACCAGCCATCCCTGTGTATAACAGAAGTGaactgtgtgacagagagacatCGTCTTCCCAGACCCCTTCAGCCCGTCTGAACAACTTGATAAGGCCAAGAACAGGCTATGTCATCAAAAGAGGAGtgtgttcatttttttctgtgtgtgtctgagagagagagagagagagagagagagagagagagagagagagagagagagcgagagcgagagagagcgagagagcgagagagagcgagagagagagagcgagagagagagcgagagagagagcgagagagagagagagagagcgagagagagagagagagagagagagagagagagcgagagacacacacacacacagacagtgtatTCTGAAGGATACAAAATAAATATCGCACTGCAGGCttgctgttgtctgttttcttcaggCAAGAGATGACCTCCAGAGCTGGTTGCCGCACCATCACACACGCTTCATTAAATGTCTTCACCTAAAACAAGGCAATAATTTATATCCATGTCAGACAttctacatttttaatgagTGTATAGGATAACAGCCTTTCCCGTAATCTATTAGCCATTAAGTATAAGAAACCTACCTGTTGCTGAAAGCGTCTGGGGAGGCCATGAGGGAACAGTGTACGGACGTCTGCAGAGGGCAGAGTGTAATACTGTCCAAAATGTTTCTCGGACTGACATGCCTGTATAAAGACAAACAGTCAAACATCATAAGATGTTCTGTTGCTGGTAGGCAGCTGAACTCTGTTCTAACTGCCTGTAAACACAGTGGTGAAGATATTATTTGTCGGGACACTGGTAAAGAAAGCTTTGCTTACTGGATCATTCTCTTGTGTTCTGAAAACTGAGAAAGGCTCAGGATCGGTCTCCACAGCCAcagcctcctgctgctgcccACATCCACTGGTATGAAGTGACCTTACATGTGTTACCTGCAGAGTTTAATATAGAGATTAGTTTTCCAAGTATCATATAGCCAGAGGTTCCAAGCAAACATGAGCTCAAAAGACAGCAACTgcaatacagtacatacagatCCAAGATAAAACAAAGAACGGAAAACGTGATACCTTCCACATGTGTCATAACATGTTCAGAGATTTTAAACTAACAAATGTGTTCATATACAACTAAACCTGAGCAGAGAAACATGGCTTCAGTGTAAACATGTACTTGAATCTACATTCATGAAGTTTACCTTTATGATTTGCAGAACAGGTAAGTTGTGAGCAGTTTAAAGCCGTGAACCACAAACCGAGCAGCTGACCCAGATAAAAACTATATCTATagtgttttattcttaatttaatATCTTCAGATTCATGCATTTGGAAGAAACGGTAATGGTACTTGGCACACTGCATAAAtgtgtcatgaaatgtgatatgatcttcactaaagtcacaaatatataGTTGCAGCGTGCAGTCTTGTGTActggtaaataataaaaataaattcgGATGTCACTAAATGTCAGGTATTGGCAAACCTGGAGTTCAATCATTGAAATGAGAACggaggtgtggtttagagctaccTTGACTTATAAAAACACCCAAACAGGGCCAGTGTGTTATTCACAAGCACCATCGGCTCATGGTGCATACATAGCAACAACAATCTCACATCTCAGAAGACCTATGCCCAACAGTTGTTGATTTGTATGTAGCTGAGAAGGCTTACAGGGTCAAGAGTTTAGATATTCTTCAGTCCACAATCAGACATACTGTCTGTAAATGGAGATGATCTGGTACTGTGCCTACTCTCAATAGAACTGGGCGCACGGCCAAGATTATTCAACATGCACAACACAGAATCTTAATGAGGTGAAAAAGAACCCTAGAGAAGCAGCTAAAGACTTTCAGTCCAGACCTTTCACcaactgaaaatattttgagcatcttgaaacacaaaatatgacAAGTCAGACCCAGGACTGTCAAACAGTAAGAATCCTATATCATGCAAGAACAGGCCAAGACTCTTCTCCCAGAACTCCAGCAACTGGTCTCTTCAGTTTTCATTACATTAAAGAAGAGGGGGTGCTATAGCACAGTAAACATGACACTGTCCCAACTAATTTGTTTTCTATGTTGTATTGTGAATTAAATATTGGTGTATGAGATTTGCAGATCcgtctgtttttgtatttagattttacacagaATCACAACTTTTTTTGGAATTAGGTTTGTAATTCcaaataaaaactgaggaaGCATGGTATCCATCACAGCACACCgcagaggaagccattgctctaagcctgaagtttgtcaaagatcaCCTTAACACTCTACAACACCAATGAGAAAAGGTCTTGTTTGGAAGAATGCACAATGTTATGTATGGTGTAAAAAGAGAACTGtttaccaacatgaaaacactgtgcaTGCCAACAGTACGTATAAGTACTGTGGTGGGTGAGCATCATGACCTATTTTCATGTCTTTGGATCTGGACAGCTTTCCATTACGGAGGGTaaaatgaattcccaagtttatTGAGGTatcctacaggataatgtcaggatGGCCATCTAACAGCTGAAGCTCAGAAGAAGCTGGGTGAGAAAGCAAAACAACGGCCATAAATACTGAAGTGTCTTTTAGAGTGGCAAAATTAGAGCCTAGACCTCAACCCAGTAGAGATGCTGGGGAACGACCCCACAGAGAGCTGGTCACACCTGACATCCTAAAAATATGGCTGTGTTGAAGGAGATCTGGGAGGATGAATGGTCCAAAGTTGCTCCTGGACGTCGGGCAGGTCTAATCCGCAGCTGCAGAAGCGCTTGTTTGAGGCTATTGCTGCCTCAGCATGTTCTTAAAACTGTTCTCTGTCCGCCATCAATCTGTATGTTTACCAGCTTactaataatgtgtttgttaatatttaagactttgttgaagatcagatcacactgtATGATCAATTTCATCAGAAAACCACGAAACTacacaaaacaattatttatttttcttgcaaTTCTGACTTGAACTTAAACCCCGTTATCATGGATCTTACCGTCTGTCGTAGTCTGAAGGACAGTCTGTGAAGTGCCATGatctaaaacatgaaaaacgAAATGAATTAAAGACACATTTCAGGAATGACAAACGCCACAGTAGCGGGTAATGTGCGCATGGACGCCGATGTCCTGTAACCTTGTATAAATACGAGCTAACAGCTAAGCTAGCTGTGGTAGCAGAC
This genomic stretch from Anabas testudineus chromosome 16, fAnaTes1.2, whole genome shotgun sequence harbors:
- the gba gene encoding lysosomal acid glucosylceramidase is translated as MALSLPPVLVALVFITAEVTLCTGSNKCVARSFGHDSVVCECNSTYCDGVGSVTLPPLGQFSSYLSSMAGSRLEPLRGHVRANSSGAGLRLTIVPYQKYQKIRGFGGAMTDAAALNILSLSAGAQNQLLQQYFSSEGIGYSVVRVPMASCDFSTRLYTYADTPEDYNLDSFTLAPEDIKMKIPLLQRAQSLSPRPLSLLASAWTAPAWLKTNGALTGKGSLKGQPGGKEHKTWAHYYIRFLEEYAKYNLTFWALTTGNEPTAGKMTNYSFQALGFTPEEQRDWVAMDLGPALHASSYPHTHVLILDDNRLLLPYWAKVVLNDVHAGRYIHGVAVHWYMDKVVPAEISLGITHHLYPEYYLFGTEACAGWSPTDRGVKLGSWSRAEQYAHDIIEDLNHYMVGWTDWNLALDQTGGPNWVKNFVDSPVIVDAKRDVFYKQPTFYSMAHFSKFLLEGSQRVGVSPSRATDLEYSAFIRPDGSVVIIILNRSSSVIQFEVWDPAVGYIPSSAPAHSLLTLAWNTH
- the dap3 gene encoding 28S ribosomal protein S29, mitochondrial, which encodes MALHRLSFRLRQTVTHVRSLHTSGCGQQQEAVAVETDPEPFSVFRTQENDPACQSEKHFGQYYTLPSADVRTLFPHGLPRRFQQQVKTFNEACVMVRQPALEVISCLKKTDNSKPAVRYLFYGLKGSGKTMSLCHTVHFCYTQGWLVLHIPDAHLWVKNCKELLPSSYKTSRFDQPLQATEWLRDFRTTNEKFLSKIKTTQRYMWTKREFTEEGSSLGQLVEQGITRVKSSSDVVGAVMKELRLQSGQPESNLRVAVAVDGVNALWGRSTIKKEDKSAVDPEELTLVCNLRKLMKNDWTGGAIITTLSQTGSLYTSKSAYLPQELLGERGFDSMDPFIPVSVPNYSEKEFESCYLYYKDRHWLQHPQSQTEDGKKEIIFLSNRNPAMLERICAFL